The window GATTCTTTAACATGCAGGTGGTCTCTAATTCAGTGTAGGTTATAGGAACGGAGACACTTACCTGAACAAAGATCACTGGGGTATGCTGGCATCTGTGTGATTTGCTGTAGAGTAACTGGAATTTGCTCTTCTAGTTCTCCAGCCCTTGAAGGCCCTGCAGGCAGCAGTATGTTCTAGATTAGTCCTGTGGCAGCTCCaaatgacctttttttcctttctttgttctcTGCAGTTATCTGTTTCATTACATCTGCCAAGACAGGATTATATACCTCTGCATCACAGATGATGTAAGTATTTTGGTTACAGCTATTGCACAGACAGGCTCTTTGAAGGTTTTGGCTTTTTTGTATCTGTATGTCAAAACAAATCAATAGAGGGTGTTAATCTGAGGTGTCTTTATTTCCCATTGGAACTACTGCTTGTGTTCTCTTTCACATCAGTTACAGCTTTGAAGTCTAAGCCTGGAACTCAAATGCATATGAATAGTTTTTAGGTTAAGTTTCTCTCTTAGCATCCCCAGTGCAGTAGAATCTAGATGTAGAGACTAGCCTTTAATTGTCAGTGAAATATGCATAACACTCTTCAATTCTGGAAGTGTTGAAGCAAAAACGTCTCCCTCCCTGGAAGAAGGTACCAGGAACAGAATTAGAACTATGGATACCCCAGTAAAGTCTGCTGCCAGCCAACGTCCAGGAGGCTGAGGCTGAAATCTGGCTGCTGTTCAAACCCCAAGATGACCAGTCAAATCCCACAGTGTTATGTGCAGCATGCCTGCTAAGAACTGATAATTACAGTTTCTCTACAGCTGGCTACATACCCCATTATACTTCATTATTCCTGACTTGATACAGCTCTGGACATGGTCTGTTCTCTTCCTTCCAGGACTTTGAACGATCCAGAGCCTTCAACTTCCTGAATGAAATCAAGAAGAGGTTTCAGACCACATATGGTTCAAGAGCACAGACAGCCCTTCCCTATGCAATGAACAGCGAGTTCTCAAGTGTCTTAGCTGCACAGCTGGTGAGATCTGTTGCTAAATGGGATTTCCCTAACAAACCAAACTCCTCCCCAGAaattctccttttattttcttgctcGGAACTGAAGCACCATGCTGAGTCTGGGTATAAAGCCAGGGGAGTTGGCTGTTCTCCCCACACTTACCCTTCAGCTGGGTTGCTCCACAGTTTCGGTGGTAAAAATGAGTTGGGGTTAACAGTGATGCATTAACTGTTTGTACCAGGTAGCTGTGCTGGAGATTAGATCTTAAAGGTAACATTTGAAATGTCAAACCTAGTTGGAGTTGCCCATCCAGTGCTAACATCACTGTCACTAGATGTAGAGACTAGCCTTTAATTGTCAGTGAAATATGCATAACACTCTTCAATTCTGGAAGTGTTGAAGCAAAAATGTCTCCCTCCCTGGAAGAAGGTACCAGGAACAGAATTAGAACTATGGATACCCCAGTAAAGTCTGCTGCCAGCCAACGTCCAGGAGGCTGAGGCTGAAATCTGGCTGTTTGCGCTTTTCCCTGGTGTTTGGTCTGCAGTGGTATACTTACAGCACCTGCAGAGAAAACAGACCTGGGGAAAGCACAGGACTGTTGCTAGATGTAATGTCAAATTTAAATTAATGAGGTCAGATGGAAGATAGAGAAGGAATAAATAACTGCTCTGCAACTCATAATATCAATAGCTTCATTAGTGCACAGAACCTCAGGCTATACTGTCTACAAGGGAATTGTTTTGAATCTTCTGTTGAAGACTCGTAAGAGTCCTTAACTGACTACGAACAACTTCATAGCCTGAGCAATGTTGTTTCAgggttgtgttttggttttttttgagacCTCCCTTGAATTAAAGATGTCATGTCCTTGGAATATTTGCTTTTAGAGCATGTACACAATCTGTATCAGGGGCAACGACCACTGTTGCTTACATGTGGTGTAGGAGGTTCTCAATTTGCTTTGCTGTGGCTGGTGAGCATGttagtgctgctgctgttctctgtGAAGGGCTTGGCTTTTTTCCTGCTGGATCTACTGAAAGTGCCAGGTTTGGTGATACTACAGGCACAGCTGGAGAGGTCCTTTGCTGATGACCCATGAGCATAACTCTTGCCTGTAAGTGTAGAAACTGGACAAGCTTTATAACACTCTCCAGCACTAATAGTTGCATGTTGAGGTGCAGGGTGAAGCCAGGACTCTGAGGTAGGTGAAGTAAGGATTTGCACTTGCACTGTTGCTGCCTGAAGTTTGTAGTGGAGTTTGTGAAAGGAGGCGTTTGGTGCCCTCAGTGACTAGTGGGGGTGATTTGGAGCATGTAAAGTTGCACATAGTTCATTGCAGAAACTGTTCTTCGGCTTATGCAGCAGATAGAAAGCAATGAATAATAATGCCAGTGTGGCTCCAGAAGGGCCCAATGCATTGTGCATAATAAATTAGATTAACTTCCTATGTGTGATAGGACTGAGTTTTTCTTCACCAGGCTTTGATATGTGGAGATTGAAACTATATGAAGTGATGACTCATCAAATTGTAAGCTGTTCATGGTGGGAATAAGCTTAGTGAATTGCCTTATCAGAAGAGCCAGGCAGTCTTCAGAGCCATGGTGCTGATATTCCTCTATAAACCCCAGCATTTCCATTTCTCTAAACCATAAGAGGAGCTGCCTACCTTAGCTTTTGCATATTGATGGAAATCCAGGCATCAAATAATAGAAGTTAAGTGATGACAGAAAGCTCTTTCCTCACATGGCTCTAAAACTTGCTGAGATGAGCGCCCTGCTGACCGAACTTTACATGTAGTGGAAGAGCAGGACTGTTATCTAAGTGATTCCTGTAACTTAAAGAGTTTGTGTGTGAGGCTGAGGGTGAGGGCAGAGATCATATGGCAGTTCAGAGATCATGCTACAACTCAAGTGTAGCACACAGATAATACTGAAAAGGGAAACTACGTTCCCAGTAAAACCAGTGACCAGCTTTGATAGCATGCCAGTTCTGCACCTTTCCCAGAAAGAATAACCTCTGAGGAGAAGGGTCAAAGGAGCTGTCGCATTCAGTGCTATAACCATTAATTATGACCTGAGTATGTGGATGATGTTAGAGACTCTTGCTTCCTGTGTTGTCAGAAATGGATGCAAATCAAACActtattcagaagaaaactgtGGTCTAAGTAGCCATGTGGGTGGTCATGAAGTAGGTCAATCGGGATCTCGTCCTGGCCTCTGCTGTCAGTCTCCTTAGATGGTCTCTTGTTAAAGTGGAGATTTTTGTGAAGGTCTTCAGATGTGAGTGTAAGGGCTACAAGTTTAGAGGTAAACAATGGTATATCTATGAGTCTTGCTATAGAGACCTATTTCCCTGGGTGAAGGTGACTTAAAGGGAGCTGGGGCTAAGCAGTGTTTGACTGCAGAGGACCTGTGATGAGAGCAATGACTTAAAATCAATCCAGGAATAGCAAAACTTAGTTATCCAACGCTGATGGCACCTCAGTTTTCCCTCCTTTGATTCTGCAAACACTGTGACACTCCTTTTAACCTGGGGATGTTGCTAGTGCTTCTCTTGCCCAGCAGTCTGAACTGTGCAGTCACCAAAGGTTTGCTTGTGATCCGAAAACCTGAAGAACAGTCTTTGAGCAAAGTCACTGTCACTTCTGAAGGGAAGAGAATGAAGGGGAAGGGCTGACAGGAGTGGTGCACAGGTTAGCAACATGGCCTGGTTTTTGGCTTTCTTGCGTGAGGCCGCAGAACGGAGTGTGCTTCTGTAGGTATCCAACAAGCTAGTGGGGGAACTTGCTCCATACAGACACCGAGCATGCCACTGGGGTATCTAGTGCGTGCTTTTCCCACTTGCTGTGATGCACCAGAGGGATTTGATACCAGCAAAGCTGTCAGACTGTAGGGGGTGGGATGTGATATCCTTCTGGGTGGGTCTAGTATGCAGCAGACTGGCTCCTGGCTGCTTGTATCCTCTCCACAGGGAGAGCAGTTAGGCAACTCAAACTGGCCACCTTCAACATCTGGTGTGGCGTTTCCAGCTCACGGGCCCTCCTCACCTTTGCTGGAACTCCCTCTGATGTTCACCCACAGAGATGGCTGCATGTTCTCTTGCTTGTGAAGTTGCAGGGTGCTCTTGATGTGCTGTAGAGAAGGTCATGGAAGTGTGCTGTCTTCATAAATGGTTCAGAAATGATGTGTGAGAGTGGGACCACTGATAGTAGCCAAGGCATTTAGTGAACCATATCTCACAGATTCTTGTCTTAACTTTCCTTCCTTGCTGCCAATTGCTAAGACTTTCAAAGGGGGTTGTTATTTCTGGGCACTCTGGAAGTTGCAGGCACCTGGCTGCCTTGCAGCTcctgcagagcaggagcaggtggGCATGTGTGATCTCTAAGTGGCTGAGAGGGGCAGATTTGTGTCTACTACCCACTTATAAATGTCTCTGGTAATTTGAAAACTCACATTTATGTCTGTGCTGTTCTGCAGTGACCAGGAGttgcatttttttgtcttcaggAACTGAAGTGCAGTGTCGAGGGTCCGTGCTTTCACTGACTATTCATTTGTTACAGAAATACCACTCGGAGAGCAAGGGCACTGACCAGGTGGCAGAGACGCAAGCTCAAATCGATGAACTTAAAGGAATCATGGTTCGAAACATAGGTATCTGGCTTCCCTgtgtgcagagccctgggccGGAATGGCAGTCCCCAGGGAGAGTTACCAAGAGCGAAGCTGATGGTGGGGCAGCTTCTCTTGCCAAAATGAACTGGTGAagaaggggctgggggagctctGAGTTTGCAAACTATCGCTTGTGTTGAGCTTGACTGAGGGTGGCACGTGGGTGTGAGGAGCACTGAGATGAACTTGCACTGCTTGTGATGGGATGAAGCACACTCTGGATTTGGTCTGTTGGTCACTGTCgttctcctgcagctgctgtgagGAAAATGCTCctcagtagcttttttttttttggtcagattCTGGTTTGGATTTTGACAAGTATGACCACTTCAAACAGAGGGTTAGATTTGGAATTGACCAGAACAGAGTCAGGTCAGTCCCAAAATGTAGCCTGTGTGATGTGAGACTGTTCCTTAAGTACTGTTGCCTGGCAGTTTCTGAAAGGCTGAGAACTACTTGATGTCCAGTAAGCCCCTGCCAAGAGTTCCTGGCTTGCAGCTGGGCTTGGGTATTGGAAGCAGCTTTTTGCACTGGGATTCTACCTACAGATTTGaatttttgtctctttctccaGACCTTGTGGCACAAAGAGGAGAGAAGCTGGAGTTGCTGATCGATAAAACAGAGAATCTTGTGGATTCGGTAAGTCTGGGGAAGAACTTAAAAATGGGAAGTAATGTTATTGCATCACTTGTGCTCAAGGGAGCAGTGGAGGTGAAGATCAGCATCTAGAGCCACTTTTTAACAGACTATGAAGCATTTAGATCTACAGGTAATCCTTCCCCTTGTCAGTCACAAGTCCTGTCTTATTCCCCCCACTCCCTATTGCTGTTTCACAAGCTGCATCCTGGCCCTGCAGCTCCTTTAAGAGAATGAAGGTATCCCGTGTGTCTCTGTCCTGCTAAATACTGCTGCACCGCTGGCCAAATGCTCTGCTCCCAAGGACCCACTGCCTGCTGCCCCATCCTGTTAAGGAACCATCTTCAACTTGCTCCTGTTTGCTACAACCAGTGCACAGGCTAACATGCTGCCAGCACAAGTGGTGGTGATTCTTGTCCTCATCTCTTGTGCCCAAGCCAAGGAAAACCCACTCTGTCTGGAGTAATAGGAAATCCAAATATCTCTAAGCTGGCAAAAAGTGTTCATGCTTTACAGAGGTAGTACAGATGCTGGAGCTTACCCAGTAGGGAATGCTGTCCTCCAGCTATCAGGTGTTTAAACCTTACTGTTTCCTCAGGGGGGTGGAAAGAAGTTGTCTAATCTCAGGTAATGCTTTAGACAAATGGTCTGAAATTCCTTTAGCAATTAGGCTGAATTCCTGTACGAGCTCTCCCAAGGTGTGTTGATTCTTGGAAACCATGTAGAAAAGTGAAGGAATGGGATATACCTCTAGTATGAATGTCTTACAGCCTGATGGTGAGTGTCCTAGGAGATCCAGGGCTGAAGGTCTCAAACTTCAGAGTAATGGACTGTTTTATCACTCCTGTATGAGCTCTGACCACCAGAATATTGTGCATAAACAACACGTTAGAACCCTCCTAGCAACAGTGGCAAGGGCCCCCTTTTGGGAGGGAGGTCTGTAGAAGCTGGTGGTCAGAGGAGAACTAGCCTGGGCTGAGGTGAGGGGTGTTGGTATCCAGAAGTCTGCTTCCATGTCTAGAAACTGCATGGCTGAGCAAGAAAAGTGCTCCCGAAGTACAGGTGGTGGCTGAGCATGGGAATCGGCTTGAAGTCAGAATTACAGTTCATAGGGATGCAGTTCTGCCTGGTGGAGCCTTGTCTGGAAGAGTTGAGGGCTGGTTTGTGGGGAAAACCTGAAAATATCCACCAGAGTGTGCTGCTGAGTTAGCTTGCCGCAGCCTTTCTCCAGGCAGGCATGGCCTTGCATGAGCTGCTCAGGGAAAGCATGTGAAAATAGATGCACTGATACAGCCTGGTGGGTGTTTGAGGTCGTTCAGTGACCAAAACCTGTTTGGAGTGGCTGGAATTGGAGGATACAGAGAGGAGACTTGCAACAGGACAACAACAAGCTTTCCATAAAAGCCTAAATACTGAAGGAAAGTTGTAGCATTAAAGGACTTGTCTAGTCTCTGTGGAGCGGCTGTCAAGAGTAGCAGGATGGGTTGTCTTGTTTTGGCAGGTGTATTTACAGTAATCAAGTTGCATGTAATGTGTTGGTGATTAGATCAGTAGTTCCATAAATATTTTGGAGCACTTCAATTCCCAAAAGGTTGGAAGTCAAATGAGAACCCAACCAGTTGTACTCTAAGGTAAACTAATCCTTGCGGGCAGCCTGCTGACCTGGTGATCCTCTGTGTTTAATTCTCCCAAGCTGAGCATGGGAAGGCAtaaccctgagctggttctggACTTACTCTTACACTTTATCTTGCCCCTGAAGTAGTGTGGGAGAGTTTTCTCTTGATGCCTGTTCAGTTTTGTATTAGTGTAACTGCAGGAGTTAAACGGCTCTGGAAGAGATAATGGCAGTGGTTTGGGTTATTAGGGAGGTATTAGCTGGGAAAAGCCTCTTCATCTTGGGATGTAGCTTCCCTTGCAGCAGGTTCAGGAATGAATTActtgttttactttctcttgTAGTCAGTCACTTTCAAAACTACCAGCAGGAACCTTGCTAGAGCCATGTGTATGAAGAACCTCAAGCTTACCATCGTCATCATCATTGTATCAATTGTAAGTATGGAGCACAGTAACCTTTAGCTCTTAAGTCAGGCTTAACTACTGGAAAGTGCCAATAGCATATTGCTGTCATTAGACATGCATGtactcatctctgtgcctggaaggGCCTCAGCTGTAAAACAAGTGTTTTGATGGTCTTGTGTGAGGAGAGACAAGCATCGTGCCAGGCAGCTTTTCTTGTCAAGGCAATAGGAGTAGCTTCCCAGACAGTTCTGTCTGACTTCTACATGCCTGTCATAGGCAGCTGCCTTGCTAGCTCTGTTAGAAGCGGAGGTATTGGGTGTATGGCTACTCTACCTGTAATGACTTTTCAGGCCTTAGTCCTGTTAGTATCTTGTTACTTTGAAGTAGCTTTTCTCGCTGTGACAGCATATGTCCAGCCTGTAATCAGTGCAAACAGCGCTAACGTGAGGATGCTGAAGTGTAGTTGCAGGTTAGATCTGTGAAGTACTTTGTCACCACCAAACCGTCATTTGTGTCTTGCTGGAGGACAGGTCTCATCCCCACGTTGCTGTGGGGATGTGGAGGAAGCAGCACTGGCACAAAGTTCCGTGGGGCATTTGACGAGTTATTTAGGGCTTTGATAACTGGGGGCTTCCAAGCTTGTGTTTGGATTGCCAGGGCAAGTCAGCAGTTGACAGAGTGACAGAAGTGCAATTCTCTACTGAAGTGGCTGCTTTCTTTCTCCAGGTTATCATCTATATCATTCTGTCGGCTGCCTGTGGTGGGCTTGCGTGGCCAAGCTGTGTGCAGAAGTAATTGGAGGCAGCTGGTGCTGGTCACTTGGAGATGAGAATCACAGGAGTGTGAAGAAGCAACCTACCGAATAACTCTTAATCTTTCACTACTGACACCTTCTCATTCTTCCATCCCTCCAGGACTTCAGACTTTTTTGCCTTATCACCCCAAACAGGCCCAGCTGgtcactgctctgcagctggacCCTCAAGAATGGGCTGGTTTAAATTActtgaagggattttttttgtttctgtcccAACTACAGCCTTCTCAGCTGGGTGGGCAGTACGTCCAGCTCTGGAGGGTTATGTGCATGCTCGCCCATGTGTCCGTGTAGCTTTGCACTTCCATGTGAGTGTGTGGGTGGAGAACAGTACTGCTAGCACCCTGCGGGTGGTGGCAGAGGGTTGTTCAGGGTGGGCTGAGCCAAATAATGGTGGAGGTACAAGATGGGTGTATGTGAATTTCCACTGTCTACAAATATTGGAGATCCAGGTGCCTCTCCCTGCATGTCTGGCCTCATGTAGGGTTTCAACACATAAAGGTTGCAAGTGTAATAGTGATAGCACCAAAAAGAATGGCTTTtgggatggggctttgggcactGTGTGATGGAGGTGCTGCTTCTGGATGAAATCTCCCTGTTCCTGGAGGTCTTTCTGCAGGTGGTAGGAGGGTGTTGGGTCACCTCAGCATTTTGAAAAGGCTGCCTCTTCATCCTcacttcttcctcatctcccctCGCCTTAATTTGTGGCTAAATCAATACAGTAAAGGAGATGGTCGCGTATAGTTAAGGTTGCAGTAATGTATCTGCTTTCTCATgttatttctcctcttcttcttttgAGGGTGGACTAAAATGAATACTAATGTTATCACTTTGCTAAGGTGACATTGGGGGCCAATTTGTTGATCTGGCTTGATAAGGTGTCAGGTAGCTGCTGCTTGTGCTTCTACTCAGAAGGTGTGCGCTAAAAACTGAGGACAGAAGGGACAGAAGGTTGGAGCTGAGGGATGGTTACTTTCTCTATGGTCTGAAGAAAGGCTCTTTCAGAGGATGTAGTATGTTTActcctctgaaaagaaaaaaaccaaaccccaagccAAACCCAAGGCTAATAACCAAATGTAGGATCAGGAGTGCCGATGACGTGCGGCTATCGGAGGACGGGCTCCTTTGCCTACTCCTGGAAGCAGTGACCGCTGTATTTCTGTCCCAGGTGGACACCAGCCATCAGGCCAGTCCTGGCGGACGGGAGCCAAAGCTGCTGTTGCCTGGGCTGAGGGGTGTAGAGACTTCTGTCTTGTATCTCACAGGCTTGTGTCCAAGAGAAGGAACGGAAACAACTGAAAGCTCATAAAAGCCTCAGATGCTCTGCAAAGGAAGCTGCATCTCCTTGGCCCAGGGAAGTGGCTTCTGATGGTGGAAGCTGCTGAGGTAGGGGAAGGGGAGGCTTCACTGATGACTCAACTGGAGTGTGGGGTTGGTGCCATGGGCTCCCTTGTGCCCTGCAGCGTGGGCTTGCCCCAGGCTATGATGCAAAACTGCTGTTCCTTCACATGCTTTTCTTAGTGTGTTATGCTGACCTTGGAGCTTTCCAGCAGCTGCCAGATAAAGAGTTCTCCCACAAACTTATATGCTTATTTGGATTTGTCTTCTACTAGGCTGAAATTTAACTAAGAGTAATCAGATCTTGATATCCAGGAAGTGTCAGTGGTTCTGGTCAGCACTGTGGGCACTGGCCTCTGTTTCCCTTTGTGTTAATTGAAAGCTTAGAGAAAGATGTCCTTCCTcttacctcctcctcc is drawn from Strix uralensis isolate ZFMK-TIS-50842 chromosome 13, bStrUra1, whole genome shotgun sequence and contains these coding sequences:
- the VAMP7 gene encoding vesicle-associated membrane protein 7, with amino-acid sequence MAILFAVVARGTTILAKHAWCGGNFLEVTEQILAKIPSENNKLTYSHGNYLFHYICQDRIIYLCITDDDFERSRAFNFLNEIKKRFQTTYGSRAQTALPYAMNSEFSSVLAAQLKYHSESKGTDQVAETQAQIDELKGIMVRNIDLVAQRGEKLELLIDKTENLVDSSVTFKTTSRNLARAMCMKNLKLTIVIIIVSIVIIYIILSAACGGLAWPSCVQK